A part of Sus scrofa isolate TJ Tabasco breed Duroc chromosome 15, Sscrofa11.1, whole genome shotgun sequence genomic DNA contains:
- the SLC11A1 gene encoding natural resistance-associated macrophage protein 1 (The RefSeq protein has 1 substitution compared to this genomic sequence) gives MSGDTGPPKQSRTQYGSISSSPSPGPPQVPPGGTYLSEKIPIPNAEPGTFSLRKLWAFTGPGFLMSIAYLDPGNIQSDLQAGAVAGFKLLWVLLWATVLGLLCQRLAARLGVVTGKDLGEICHLYYPKVPRTLLWLTMELAIVGSDMQEVIGTAIAFNLLSAGGIPLWGGVLITVVDTFFFLYLDNYGLRKLEAFFAFLIAIMAFTFGYEYVVARPAQGALLRGLFLPSCSGCGQPELLQAVGIVGAIIMPHNIYLHSALVKSREVDRTRREDIREANMYFLIESTIALFVSFFINLFVMAVFGQAFYQQTNQAAFNICANSSLHDYAKIFPRNNLTVAVDFYQGGVILGCLFGPAALYIWAVGLLAAGQSSTMTGTYAGQFVMEGFLKLRWSRFARLLLTRSCAILPALLVAVFKELQDLSSLNDLLNVLQSLLLPFAVLPILTFTSMPALMQEFASGRVNKVITSSIMLLVCAINFYFLVSYLPSLPHPAYFGLVALLAVIYLGLTTYLVWTCLIAHGATLLVHSSHQHFLYGLLE, from the exons ATGACAG GTGACACAGGCCCCCCAAAGCAGAGCAGAACCCAATATGGCTCCATCTCCAGCTCACCGAGTCCAGGGCCACCACAAGTACCTCCCGGAGGGACCTACCTGAGTGAGAAGATCCCCATCCCGAATGCAGAACCG GGCACATTCAGCCTCCGCAAGCTGTGGGCCTTCACCGGGCCCGGCTTCCTCATGAGCATTGCTTACCTGGACCCGGGAAACATCCAGTCGGATCTTCAGGCTGGCGCTGTGGCTGGATTCAAA CTGCTCTGGGTGCTGCTGTGGGCCACGGTGTTGGGTTTGCTCTGCCAGCGACTTGCTGCCCGGCTGGGCGTGGTGACAGGCAAGGACTTGGGTGAGATCTGCCATCTCTACTACCCTAAG GTACCCCGCACCCTCCTCTGGCTGACCATGGAGCTAGCCATCGTGGGCTCGGACATGCAGGAAGTCATCGGCACGGCTATTGCCTTCAATCTGCTCTCAGCTGGAGG AATCCCACTCTGGGGTGGTGTCCTCATCACCGTCGTGGacactttcttcttcctctacctAGATAACTACG ggctGCGGAAGCTGGAAGCCTTTTTTGCATTCCTTATTGCCATTATGGCCTTCACCTTCGGATATGAG TACGTGGTGGCGAGGCCTGCTCAGGGAGCACTTCTTAGGGGCCTGTTCCTGCCCTCCTGTTCTGGCTGCGGCCAGCCCGAGCTGCTCCAGGCCGTGGGCATCGTTGGCGCCATCATCATGCCCCACAACATCTACCTGCACTCGGCCCTGGTCAAG TCTCGAGAGGTAGACCGGACCCGCCGGGAGGACATCCGAGAAGCCAACATGTACTTCCTGATTGAATCCACCATCGCCCTGTTTGTCTCCTTCTTCATCAACCTCTTTGTCATGGCTGTCTTTGGGCAAGCCTTCTACCAGCAAACCAACCAGGCTGCG TTCAACATCTGTGCCAACAGCAGCCTCCACGACTACGCCAAGATCTTCCCCAGGAACAACCTCACGGTGGCTGTGGACTTTTACCAAGGC GGCGTGATCCTGGGCTGCCTCTTTGGCCCCGCCGCCCTCTACATTTGGGCGGTGGGTCTTCTGGCTGCGGGACAAAGTTCCACCATGACCGGCACCTACGCGGGACAATTTGTgatggag ggCTTCCTGAAGCTGCGGTGGTCACGCTTTGCCCGCCTCCTGCTCACTCGCTCCTGCGCCATCCTGCCCGCCCTGCTGGTGGCTGTCTTCAAGGAGCTGCAGGACCTGTCAAGCCTCAATGATCTGCTCAACGTGCTGCAGAGCCTGCTG CTTCCCTTTGCGGTGCTGCCCATCCTCACCTTCACCAGCATGCCCGCCCTCATGCAGGAGTTTGCCAGTGGCCG GGTGAACAAGGTCATCACTTCCTCCATcatgctgctggtctgtgccatcAACTTTTACTTTCTGGTCAGCTACctgcccagcctcccccaccccgcctaCTTCGGCCTTGTAGCACTACTGGCTGTCATCTACCTGGGCCTCACCACCTACCTG GTCTGGACCTGTCTTATCGCCCATGGAGCTACCCTTCTGGTCCACAGTTCCCATCAACACTTTCTGTATGGGCTTCTGGAATAG
- the CTDSP1 gene encoding carboxy-terminal domain RNA polymerase II polypeptide A small phosphatase 1 isoform X3, translating into MDSSAVITQITKEEARSPLRGKGDQKSTASQKPRSRGILHSLFCCVCRDDGEALPAHSGAPLLVEENGAVPKQSPVQYLLPEAKAQDSDKICVVIDLDETLVHSSFKVYVLKRPHVDEFLQRMGELFECVLFTASLAKYADPVADLLDKWGAFRARLFRESCVFHRGNYVKDLSRLGRDLRRVLILDNSPASYVFHPDNAVPVASWFDNMSDTELHDLLPFFEQLSRVDDVYSVLRQPRPGS; encoded by the exons ATGGACAGCTCGGCCGTCATTACTCAGATCACCAAGGAGGAAGCGCGGAGTCCGCTACGGGGCAAAG GTGACCAGAAGTCTACAGCTTCCCAGAAGCCCCGGAGTCGGGGCATCCTCCACTCACTTTTCTGCTGCGTCTGCCGGGACGATGGGGAGGCCCTGCCTGCCCACAGCGGGGCGCCTCTGCTGGTGGAGGAGAATGGTGCCGTCCCCAAG CAGAGCCCCGTCCAGTACCTGCTCCCCGAGGCCAAGGCCCAGGACTCGGACAAGATCTGCGTGGTCATCGACCTGGATGAGACGCTGGTGCACAGCTCCTTCAAG GTCTATGTGCTGAAGCGGCCCCACGTTGACGAGTTCCTGCAGCGGATGGGTGAGCTCTTCGAATGTGTGCTGTTCACCGCCAGCCTTGCCAAG taCGCAGACCCAGTAGCTGACCTGCTGGACAAGTGGGGGGCCTTCCGGGCGCGGCTGTTTCGAGAGTCATGCGTCTTCCACCGGGGGAACTACGTGAAGGACCTGAGCCGGCTGGGCCGAGACCTTCGGCGGGTGCTCATCCTGGACAACTCGCCCGCCTCCTATGTCTTCCATCCAGATAACGCC GTACCAGTAGCCTCGTGGTTTGACAACATGAGTGACACGGAGCTCCACGACCTCCTGCCCTTCTTCGAGCAGCTCAGCCGCGTGGATGACGTGTACTCAGTGCTCAGGCAGCCTCGGCCCGGCAGCTAG
- the CTDSP1 gene encoding carboxy-terminal domain RNA polymerase II polypeptide A small phosphatase 1 isoform X1 — MDSSAVITQITKEEARSPLRGKGDQKSTASQKPRSRGILHSLFCCVCRDDGEALPAHSGAPLLVEENGAVPKQSPVQYLLPEAKAQDSDKICVVIDLDETLVHSSFKPVNNADFIIPVEIDGVVHQVYVLKRPHVDEFLQRMGELFECVLFTASLAKYADPVADLLDKWGAFRARLFRESCVFHRGNYVKDLSRLGRDLRRVLILDNSPASYVFHPDNAVPVASWFDNMSDTELHDLLPFFEQLSRVDDVYSVLRQPRPGS, encoded by the exons ATGGACAGCTCGGCCGTCATTACTCAGATCACCAAGGAGGAAGCGCGGAGTCCGCTACGGGGCAAAG GTGACCAGAAGTCTACAGCTTCCCAGAAGCCCCGGAGTCGGGGCATCCTCCACTCACTTTTCTGCTGCGTCTGCCGGGACGATGGGGAGGCCCTGCCTGCCCACAGCGGGGCGCCTCTGCTGGTGGAGGAGAATGGTGCCGTCCCCAAG CAGAGCCCCGTCCAGTACCTGCTCCCCGAGGCCAAGGCCCAGGACTCGGACAAGATCTGCGTGGTCATCGACCTGGATGAGACGCTGGTGCACAGCTCCTTCAAG CCAGTGAACAATGCCGACTTCATCATCCCTGTGGAGATCGATGGGGTGGTCCAccag GTCTATGTGCTGAAGCGGCCCCACGTTGACGAGTTCCTGCAGCGGATGGGTGAGCTCTTCGAATGTGTGCTGTTCACCGCCAGCCTTGCCAAG taCGCAGACCCAGTAGCTGACCTGCTGGACAAGTGGGGGGCCTTCCGGGCGCGGCTGTTTCGAGAGTCATGCGTCTTCCACCGGGGGAACTACGTGAAGGACCTGAGCCGGCTGGGCCGAGACCTTCGGCGGGTGCTCATCCTGGACAACTCGCCCGCCTCCTATGTCTTCCATCCAGATAACGCC GTACCAGTAGCCTCGTGGTTTGACAACATGAGTGACACGGAGCTCCACGACCTCCTGCCCTTCTTCGAGCAGCTCAGCCGCGTGGATGACGTGTACTCAGTGCTCAGGCAGCCTCGGCCCGGCAGCTAG
- the CTDSP1 gene encoding carboxy-terminal domain RNA polymerase II polypeptide A small phosphatase 1 isoform X4, which produces MDSSAVITQITKEEARSPLRGKGDQKSTASQKPRSRGILHSLFCCVCRDDGEALPAHSGAPLLVEENGAVPKSPVQYLLPEAKAQDSDKICVVIDLDETLVHSSFKVYVLKRPHVDEFLQRMGELFECVLFTASLAKYADPVADLLDKWGAFRARLFRESCVFHRGNYVKDLSRLGRDLRRVLILDNSPASYVFHPDNAVPVASWFDNMSDTELHDLLPFFEQLSRVDDVYSVLRQPRPGS; this is translated from the exons ATGGACAGCTCGGCCGTCATTACTCAGATCACCAAGGAGGAAGCGCGGAGTCCGCTACGGGGCAAAG GTGACCAGAAGTCTACAGCTTCCCAGAAGCCCCGGAGTCGGGGCATCCTCCACTCACTTTTCTGCTGCGTCTGCCGGGACGATGGGGAGGCCCTGCCTGCCCACAGCGGGGCGCCTCTGCTGGTGGAGGAGAATGGTGCCGTCCCCAAG AGCCCCGTCCAGTACCTGCTCCCCGAGGCCAAGGCCCAGGACTCGGACAAGATCTGCGTGGTCATCGACCTGGATGAGACGCTGGTGCACAGCTCCTTCAAG GTCTATGTGCTGAAGCGGCCCCACGTTGACGAGTTCCTGCAGCGGATGGGTGAGCTCTTCGAATGTGTGCTGTTCACCGCCAGCCTTGCCAAG taCGCAGACCCAGTAGCTGACCTGCTGGACAAGTGGGGGGCCTTCCGGGCGCGGCTGTTTCGAGAGTCATGCGTCTTCCACCGGGGGAACTACGTGAAGGACCTGAGCCGGCTGGGCCGAGACCTTCGGCGGGTGCTCATCCTGGACAACTCGCCCGCCTCCTATGTCTTCCATCCAGATAACGCC GTACCAGTAGCCTCGTGGTTTGACAACATGAGTGACACGGAGCTCCACGACCTCCTGCCCTTCTTCGAGCAGCTCAGCCGCGTGGATGACGTGTACTCAGTGCTCAGGCAGCCTCGGCCCGGCAGCTAG
- the CTDSP1 gene encoding carboxy-terminal domain RNA polymerase II polypeptide A small phosphatase 1 isoform X2, producing the protein MDSSAVITQITKEEARSPLRGKGDQKSTASQKPRSRGILHSLFCCVCRDDGEALPAHSGAPLLVEENGAVPKSPVQYLLPEAKAQDSDKICVVIDLDETLVHSSFKPVNNADFIIPVEIDGVVHQVYVLKRPHVDEFLQRMGELFECVLFTASLAKYADPVADLLDKWGAFRARLFRESCVFHRGNYVKDLSRLGRDLRRVLILDNSPASYVFHPDNAVPVASWFDNMSDTELHDLLPFFEQLSRVDDVYSVLRQPRPGS; encoded by the exons ATGGACAGCTCGGCCGTCATTACTCAGATCACCAAGGAGGAAGCGCGGAGTCCGCTACGGGGCAAAG GTGACCAGAAGTCTACAGCTTCCCAGAAGCCCCGGAGTCGGGGCATCCTCCACTCACTTTTCTGCTGCGTCTGCCGGGACGATGGGGAGGCCCTGCCTGCCCACAGCGGGGCGCCTCTGCTGGTGGAGGAGAATGGTGCCGTCCCCAAG AGCCCCGTCCAGTACCTGCTCCCCGAGGCCAAGGCCCAGGACTCGGACAAGATCTGCGTGGTCATCGACCTGGATGAGACGCTGGTGCACAGCTCCTTCAAG CCAGTGAACAATGCCGACTTCATCATCCCTGTGGAGATCGATGGGGTGGTCCAccag GTCTATGTGCTGAAGCGGCCCCACGTTGACGAGTTCCTGCAGCGGATGGGTGAGCTCTTCGAATGTGTGCTGTTCACCGCCAGCCTTGCCAAG taCGCAGACCCAGTAGCTGACCTGCTGGACAAGTGGGGGGCCTTCCGGGCGCGGCTGTTTCGAGAGTCATGCGTCTTCCACCGGGGGAACTACGTGAAGGACCTGAGCCGGCTGGGCCGAGACCTTCGGCGGGTGCTCATCCTGGACAACTCGCCCGCCTCCTATGTCTTCCATCCAGATAACGCC GTACCAGTAGCCTCGTGGTTTGACAACATGAGTGACACGGAGCTCCACGACCTCCTGCCCTTCTTCGAGCAGCTCAGCCGCGTGGATGACGTGTACTCAGTGCTCAGGCAGCCTCGGCCCGGCAGCTAG